In the Nitrospirota bacterium genome, one interval contains:
- the smc gene encoding chromosome segregation protein SMC, which produces MYLKSIEMAGFKSFAEARIQFPEGVTAIVGPNGSGKSNVVDAILWVLGEQSTKALRSEKMEDVIFNGTEMRKPLGLAEVSLVISGLDRVHVDPLSGLSNQLSEYQELMITRRLYRNGESEYLINKTICRLKDVRSILLDTRAGTKGHTVIAQGQIDQILNASPQDRRELIEETAGIVRYKKQKAETLRKLDATQQNLLRVRDIIAEVKKQLNSLDRQARQARSYQTLQQEAKVLEIRLLTNEYRALRATLEEVELELQTLGDRESGQSAELARVNTELERIKLAMAMATEAVGQRREELSKVEQQLALALTAAEVERNREELYAQQQSQGRQELERLTQEQKQGADEVATLEEALASLERECAEREQVFATLDREMKELGHQRSAVLAEEERGRQDVLNLAILAANTEQTLVQLAARIQEAADREGRLASEREDFRLQHETATDKRQALRQASHDAEQLVSSLRLQRQAVEEENERLSGELAEVDRFISQQSEELAAVDSHLRALQGVLQEDMGYGRRGDEESTALKACTGVRDAVAEWLVVPPGWDRAVEAILGERVRGWFVDNPGAACEAIEFLKGKDLGRGTFIPQQPRWAARDRASDQWWPTIEGQPGVVGRAIDLIRVEGQREAARDYLFDRVVFVETLNDATVLWEQQPSAAPDGPILVTRAGEVLDAAGVISGGQAGATGGLLQRRREVLRLEAQGVSLTGSVEEGKQRRERLLEQGQELREQSRQLAESLRDAEMQELSLRKDEAGLQHMLGDLTQRIDTLTGDAQRGLAEAQRLNQEIRSGEAQLAQWMAEKAGQEAELTRVRERVRQIDQDMQGIQQRCTEAQLAAQDIRTTREHRHQDLLRIRQEQQDATARIETLTRHVEGLAASIEQSRAERERQEGRCREFGESAAQGKARLVEMQEQQAQDMAEVQRLEAGLEDIRRVVSSLRESRMAVEVKKAEIRVQLGTVESTLLGTYQVDPATLLDQPVVELAPDRLAVGEEPIPEGRPAVDEATLREQLQKIREKLDRLGPINLAAIQEHQELDERHRFLTTQELDLSTSIGSLKEIIQRINRTTKDMFASTFAELQQKFSEVFVKFFPGGRAELQLVEVPADETGEGRGPQEPGVDIVVQPPGKRLKSITMLSGGEKTLTAMALLFASFLIRPTPFCILDEIDAPLDEENIGRFTGVLRELSRDAQFMVITHSKQTMAIADSLFGVTMEEPGISKIVSVRLSNLQPV; this is translated from the coding sequence ATGTATTTGAAATCCATCGAGATGGCGGGATTTAAGTCGTTCGCAGAAGCCCGCATCCAATTCCCCGAAGGCGTGACCGCAATTGTCGGTCCAAACGGAAGCGGGAAAAGCAATGTCGTCGATGCCATTCTTTGGGTACTCGGCGAGCAGAGCACGAAGGCCCTGCGGAGCGAGAAAATGGAAGATGTCATCTTTAACGGAACCGAAATGCGGAAACCTCTCGGCCTAGCCGAAGTGTCCCTTGTGATTAGCGGGCTGGATCGGGTTCATGTGGACCCCCTGTCCGGTCTGTCGAATCAGCTGTCTGAATACCAAGAACTCATGATTACGCGCCGCCTGTACCGTAATGGCGAAAGCGAATATCTCATCAATAAGACCATCTGCCGATTGAAAGATGTCCGGAGCATCCTGCTGGACACCAGGGCTGGCACGAAAGGACACACCGTCATTGCGCAAGGACAGATCGATCAAATCCTGAACGCATCACCGCAAGATAGGCGTGAGTTGATTGAAGAAACTGCCGGCATCGTTCGTTACAAAAAACAGAAGGCCGAAACGCTGCGCAAGTTGGATGCGACGCAGCAAAATCTTCTGCGGGTACGAGACATCATTGCAGAGGTAAAAAAGCAGTTGAATTCCCTCGATCGCCAGGCGCGGCAGGCGCGGTCCTATCAGACGTTGCAGCAAGAGGCCAAGGTGCTGGAGATCCGGTTGTTGACCAACGAATACCGTGCTCTTCGCGCGACGCTCGAGGAGGTGGAGTTGGAACTGCAGACGTTGGGAGACCGCGAGTCGGGGCAGTCCGCAGAGCTGGCGCGTGTGAATACGGAACTCGAGCGAATCAAGCTCGCAATGGCCATGGCAACCGAGGCGGTCGGACAGCGGCGCGAGGAGCTGTCGAAGGTTGAACAGCAACTGGCGCTGGCGCTGACGGCCGCAGAAGTCGAGCGTAATCGTGAAGAACTCTATGCGCAGCAGCAGAGTCAAGGCAGACAGGAACTCGAGCGCCTGACCCAGGAGCAGAAGCAAGGCGCGGACGAGGTTGCGACCCTTGAGGAGGCGTTGGCATCGCTCGAGCGTGAATGTGCGGAGCGGGAGCAGGTATTCGCGACGCTCGACCGGGAAATGAAAGAGCTGGGGCACCAACGATCAGCCGTGTTGGCCGAAGAGGAACGAGGGCGTCAAGACGTACTCAATCTGGCGATATTGGCCGCGAATACTGAGCAGACTCTGGTGCAATTGGCCGCTCGCATTCAAGAGGCAGCGGATCGTGAAGGTCGGTTGGCCTCCGAACGGGAAGACTTTCGCCTGCAGCACGAGACGGCAACGGACAAGCGTCAGGCACTCCGGCAGGCCTCGCATGACGCCGAGCAATTGGTTTCAAGCCTGCGTCTGCAACGGCAAGCAGTTGAGGAAGAGAACGAGCGCCTGTCGGGCGAATTGGCAGAAGTCGACCGGTTTATATCTCAACAGTCTGAAGAGTTGGCCGCAGTGGATTCTCACCTACGAGCGCTGCAGGGGGTGCTCCAAGAGGACATGGGTTATGGGCGGCGCGGTGACGAAGAATCGACGGCACTCAAGGCCTGTACCGGGGTTCGTGATGCAGTTGCCGAATGGTTGGTTGTACCTCCTGGATGGGACCGGGCGGTGGAAGCGATTTTGGGCGAGCGGGTCAGGGGGTGGTTTGTCGACAATCCCGGCGCAGCTTGTGAAGCGATTGAGTTTCTCAAGGGAAAGGATCTCGGTCGTGGTACGTTTATCCCGCAGCAACCTCGCTGGGCAGCTCGGGACAGGGCATCCGACCAGTGGTGGCCTACAATTGAGGGCCAGCCCGGTGTGGTTGGACGTGCGATTGACCTGATCAGGGTGGAGGGTCAACGTGAAGCGGCTCGGGATTATCTCTTCGACCGGGTCGTGTTCGTCGAGACCCTTAACGACGCGACGGTCTTATGGGAACAACAGCCCAGCGCTGCTCCCGATGGCCCCATCCTCGTGACGCGCGCAGGCGAGGTTCTGGATGCAGCAGGGGTGATTTCCGGTGGGCAGGCTGGTGCAACGGGAGGGCTGCTGCAGCGTCGGCGAGAGGTACTTCGTTTAGAGGCACAAGGCGTCTCCCTGACGGGGTCTGTGGAAGAAGGGAAGCAGCGACGGGAACGATTGCTGGAGCAGGGACAGGAGTTGCGTGAACAGAGTCGGCAACTCGCGGAGTCGCTGCGTGACGCTGAAATGCAAGAGCTTTCACTGCGGAAAGACGAAGCAGGACTCCAGCATATGCTGGGAGACCTGACCCAGCGGATCGATACATTGACGGGAGATGCGCAACGAGGCTTGGCGGAAGCGCAGCGGCTCAATCAAGAAATCCGTTCCGGCGAGGCGCAGCTTGCACAATGGATGGCGGAGAAGGCCGGGCAGGAAGCCGAACTCACCCGTGTGCGCGAACGGGTACGGCAGATTGATCAAGATATGCAGGGGATTCAGCAGCGATGTACAGAGGCACAATTGGCGGCGCAGGACATCCGGACAACCAGGGAGCATCGCCATCAGGACCTCCTACGGATTCGGCAGGAGCAGCAGGACGCGACCGCGCGTATTGAGACCTTGACGCGCCATGTCGAAGGGCTCGCAGCCTCAATTGAGCAGAGCCGGGCTGAACGTGAGCGACAGGAAGGGCGTTGTCGCGAATTCGGCGAGTCGGCAGCTCAGGGCAAGGCACGGCTGGTCGAGATGCAGGAGCAACAGGCTCAGGACATGGCGGAGGTGCAGCGGCTCGAGGCCGGGCTGGAAGATATCCGGCGCGTGGTCTCGTCTCTCCGCGAATCCCGCATGGCGGTGGAGGTCAAGAAGGCGGAAATTCGAGTGCAATTGGGGACTGTCGAATCGACGCTCCTGGGGACATACCAGGTCGATCCGGCAACGCTGCTCGATCAGCCGGTCGTCGAGCTGGCGCCCGACCGACTGGCCGTTGGGGAAGAGCCGATTCCGGAAGGCCGACCGGCAGTCGATGAGGCAACGCTCCGTGAGCAATTGCAGAAGATTCGCGAGAAGCTGGATCGCTTGGGGCCGATCAATTTGGCAGCCATTCAAGAACACCAAGAGTTAGACGAGCGGCATCGATTCCTGACGACGCAGGAACTAGACCTCTCCACCTCCATCGGCTCGCTCAAAGAAATCATCCAGCGCATCAACCGTACGACGAAAGACATGTTCGCCAGCACGTTTGCCGAGCTCCAACAGAAGTTCAGCGAGGTATTCGTAAAGTTTTTCCCGGGTGGTCGAGCCGAACTGCAGCTGGTCGAGGTGCCGGCGGACGAGACAGGAGAAGGGCGCGGCCCGCAGGAACCGGGTGTCGATATCGTGGTGCAACCACCGGGCAAACGATTGAAGAGCATCACGATGCTCTCGGGTGGTGAAAAAACCTTGACGGCAATGGCGTTGCTGTTTGCGAGCTTCTTAATCAGACCGACGCCGTTCTGTATTCTGGACGAAATCGACGCCCCGTTGGATGAAGAGAACATCGGACGTTTTACCGGCGTATTGCGTGAACTGTCCCGGGACGCACAGTTCATGGTCATCACCCACAGTAAGCAGACGATGGCCATTGCAGACTCGCTGTTCGGGGTCACCATGGAAGAGCCTGGGATCTCAAAAATTGTCTCGGTAAGGCTCAGCAATTTGCAGCCAGTTTGA
- the shc gene encoding squalene--hopene cyclase, whose amino-acid sequence MKLIRTLLDRLSDSLSLSVPEMRGLATELSNVPPLRLVSDKSVLSAPIDSATRRQANPISQVDTLDDAIRRSQAWFLSRQHPAEGYWVAELEADTTLTAEYLMLRRFLDRVDPERERRAVHYLRAMQLPDGGWPIFYGGPSEISASVKAYFALKLSGTSADEPFMVRARDRILAMGGVVQANVFTKIALAQFDQYDWEGIPHMPVELMLLPKGFYFNIYAISYWSRCVLTPLLIIFAHRPVCQIPREQGIEELYHIPRKEIRYWKFPPFNKDQKWFTLHNFFVALDAMLKLYDRVPLMWLREKALHRATTWMLEHMKGSGGSGAIYPAMANSIVALRCLAYQVDDPLVQKALHEIESLEVYDTVSIGDQRVEALHLQPCHSPIWDTALLMNALSETGMPEDHPSLQKAAAYMVSRQTKTVGDWKISSPDAEPGGWYFQFENEFYPDVDDSAVVLMALSKVRMDQTVELQDSIQRGMNWVLAMQGSDGGWGAYDKDNNRVVFNYIPFADHHALLDPSTSDLTGRCLEMLAALGYDQTHPAVAPALRFLKREQEADGSWYGRWGVNYIYGTWSVLAGLRAIGEDLSQPYIRRAVTWLESKQNPDGGWGESCLSYGDPAWSGKGDSTPSQTAWAIMGLMSAGMSDAFSVARGVQYLLRHQMKDGSWEEVRHTGTGFPRVFYLRYHWYCRYFPLWALAMYRNLRTRGKMRADEVRQQVLASRCHRAGR is encoded by the coding sequence ATGAAGCTGATTCGAACACTCCTCGATCGTCTATCCGATAGCCTCTCCCTCTCCGTTCCGGAGATGCGCGGGCTGGCGACCGAGTTATCCAACGTTCCGCCGTTGCGGCTGGTGTCGGACAAGTCCGTGCTGTCTGCACCCATCGATTCTGCGACACGTCGCCAGGCCAACCCGATCAGCCAAGTGGATACGCTCGACGACGCGATCCGGCGCAGTCAAGCCTGGTTTCTATCCAGGCAACATCCAGCAGAGGGGTACTGGGTTGCGGAGCTTGAAGCCGATACGACGTTGACAGCTGAGTATCTCATGCTGCGGCGGTTTCTCGATCGGGTCGATCCAGAACGAGAGCGCCGAGCCGTGCACTATCTCCGTGCCATGCAATTGCCCGATGGCGGATGGCCGATTTTCTACGGAGGGCCTTCCGAGATCAGCGCCTCTGTGAAGGCCTATTTTGCCTTGAAGTTGAGCGGCACTTCCGCAGACGAGCCGTTCATGGTTCGGGCCCGTGACCGAATTCTGGCCATGGGTGGAGTGGTTCAAGCGAATGTGTTTACCAAGATCGCGCTGGCGCAGTTCGATCAATATGACTGGGAAGGCATCCCCCACATGCCGGTTGAGCTGATGCTGCTCCCAAAGGGGTTCTACTTTAACATCTATGCCATTTCCTATTGGTCCCGCTGCGTCTTAACTCCACTGCTGATCATCTTCGCGCACCGACCGGTGTGTCAGATCCCGCGGGAGCAGGGGATTGAGGAGTTGTATCATATTCCGCGGAAGGAGATCCGCTATTGGAAGTTCCCGCCGTTCAACAAAGATCAGAAGTGGTTCACCCTGCATAATTTCTTTGTCGCGCTGGACGCGATGCTGAAACTCTACGACCGGGTGCCTCTCATGTGGTTGCGCGAGAAAGCGCTGCATCGTGCCACGACCTGGATGTTGGAGCACATGAAGGGCAGCGGCGGGTCGGGGGCGATTTATCCGGCCATGGCAAATTCAATCGTCGCCCTTCGCTGCCTCGCCTATCAGGTCGATGATCCATTGGTTCAGAAGGCGCTCCACGAAATCGAATCGCTGGAAGTGTACGACACCGTATCGATCGGTGATCAGCGCGTCGAGGCACTGCATCTTCAGCCCTGCCACTCGCCGATTTGGGACACGGCGTTGCTCATGAACGCCTTGAGCGAGACCGGGATGCCGGAGGACCACCCATCGCTTCAAAAGGCGGCGGCGTACATGGTGTCGCGCCAAACGAAAACGGTGGGAGATTGGAAAATCTCGTCTCCCGATGCGGAGCCGGGAGGGTGGTACTTCCAGTTTGAGAATGAATTCTATCCCGACGTCGATGACTCGGCGGTGGTGTTGATGGCGCTGTCGAAAGTCCGGATGGATCAGACCGTCGAGTTACAAGATTCCATCCAGCGGGGAATGAATTGGGTGCTCGCCATGCAAGGATCCGATGGCGGGTGGGGTGCATACGACAAGGACAACAATCGTGTCGTGTTCAATTATATCCCCTTTGCCGATCACCATGCCTTGCTTGATCCGAGCACATCCGATTTGACCGGACGCTGTCTCGAGATGCTTGCGGCGTTGGGCTACGATCAGACGCACCCAGCTGTGGCACCGGCCCTCCGGTTCCTCAAGCGAGAGCAGGAGGCCGACGGCAGCTGGTACGGTCGGTGGGGCGTCAACTATATCTACGGCACCTGGTCCGTCCTCGCCGGTCTCCGTGCGATTGGGGAGGATCTTTCGCAGCCCTATATTCGCCGCGCGGTTACCTGGCTTGAGTCGAAGCAGAATCCCGATGGCGGGTGGGGTGAATCTTGTCTGTCTTACGGCGACCCTGCATGGAGCGGGAAGGGGGACAGCACGCCTTCTCAAACGGCCTGGGCCATCATGGGACTCATGTCAGCCGGCATGAGCGACGCCTTCAGTGTCGCTCGCGGCGTCCAATACCTGCTGCGCCACCAAATGAAAGATGGTTCATGGGAAGAGGTCCGTCATACAGGGACCGGATTCCCTCGAGTATTTTATCTACGCTACCATTGGTACTGTCGGTACTTTCCCTTGTGGGCCTTGGCGATGTATCGGAATCTGCGGACGCGCGGGAAGATGCGGGCTGACGAAGTACGGCAGCAGGTCCTCGCGTCCCGGTGTCATCGAGCCGGTCGTTGA
- a CDS encoding ABC transporter permease: MTNVLGQLGAWTVHRVREMGRMWMFMLSSFAWLARPPFRFHQTMKQLHFVGYKSTFVVVLTAAFTGMVLALQGYYTLRKFGSEGLLGSAVALSMIRELGPVLAALMVTARAGSAMTAEIGIMRITEQIDALDTMAINPLQYLIAPKLVAGLIGVPLLVAIFDVVGIYGGSLVGVDLLGVSEGAYWNSIQSAVEWKDVYGGILKSISFGLIISWVCCYKGFYTRQSAEGLGRATTEAVVLSSVLILVSDYFLTSVLL; the protein is encoded by the coding sequence ATGACGAATGTGCTCGGACAGCTGGGGGCGTGGACGGTACACCGTGTACGGGAAATGGGCCGCATGTGGATGTTTATGCTGTCGTCTTTCGCCTGGCTCGCAAGACCCCCCTTTCGATTCCATCAAACGATGAAACAGCTTCACTTTGTCGGGTACAAGTCCACATTTGTCGTCGTACTGACGGCGGCGTTCACGGGGATGGTGTTGGCGCTGCAAGGGTATTACACCTTACGGAAGTTTGGCTCCGAGGGGTTGCTGGGTTCCGCGGTGGCGTTGAGTATGATTCGGGAGTTGGGGCCTGTGCTGGCTGCGCTGATGGTGACTGCTCGGGCTGGATCAGCCATGACTGCTGAGATCGGTATCATGAGGATCACGGAGCAGATCGATGCACTTGATACCATGGCGATCAATCCGCTGCAATACTTGATCGCGCCGAAACTGGTAGCCGGCCTGATCGGGGTGCCGTTGCTCGTGGCCATATTCGATGTGGTCGGTATTTATGGTGGTTCCCTCGTCGGTGTTGATTTATTGGGCGTGAGCGAAGGGGCCTACTGGAACTCGATCCAATCAGCCGTGGAATGGAAAGATGTCTACGGCGGCATTCTCAAGTCGATCAGCTTCGGGCTGATCATCAGTTGGGTCTGTTGTTATAAAGGGTTCTACACGAGACAGAGTGCCGAGGGGCTCGGGCGTGCGACGACGGAAGCGGTGGTCCTCTCGTCGGTACTGATCCTCGTAAGCGACTATTTCCTGACCTCGGTGCTGCTCTAG